The Sinorhizobium terangae genome has a window encoding:
- a CDS encoding dicarboxylate/amino acid:cation symporter, producing MIAQHSAEVRGKTPLYRHLYVQVLAAIAAGILLGHFYPDVGTELKPLGDAFIKLVKMIIAPVIFLTVATGIAGMTDLAKVGRVAGKAMIYFLTFSTLALIVGLVVANVVQPGSGMHIDPASLDMKAVTTYTEKAHEQSVTGFLMNIIPTTLVSAFAEGDILQVLFISVLFGIALAMVGEKSQPVVDFLQALTLPIFRLVAILMKAAPIGAFGAMAFTIGKYGVASIANLAMLIGTFYLTSFLFVFIVLGAVARYNGFSIVALIRYIKEELLLVLGTSSSEAALPGLMNKMEKAGCKRSVVGLVIPTGYSFNLDGTNIYMTLAALFIAQATDIPLSLGDQILLLLVAMLSSKGAAGITGAGFITLAATLSVVPSVPVAGMALILGIDRFMSECRALTNIIGNATATLVVARWEGELDRAQLSAALAGEVPVKTIPAAVQPAE from the coding sequence ATGATCGCACAACATTCCGCGGAGGTCCGCGGCAAGACACCGCTCTATCGGCATCTCTATGTCCAGGTCCTCGCGGCGATCGCTGCGGGCATCCTGCTCGGGCATTTCTATCCGGATGTCGGCACCGAGCTCAAACCGCTGGGCGATGCCTTCATCAAGCTCGTCAAGATGATCATCGCGCCGGTCATCTTCCTGACGGTCGCGACCGGTATCGCCGGCATGACCGATCTCGCCAAGGTCGGGCGCGTCGCCGGCAAGGCGATGATCTACTTCCTGACCTTCTCGACGCTGGCGCTCATCGTCGGTCTCGTGGTCGCGAATGTGGTCCAGCCGGGCTCCGGCATGCATATCGATCCGGCTTCGCTCGATATGAAGGCGGTGACTACGTATACCGAGAAGGCGCATGAGCAGTCGGTCACCGGCTTTCTCATGAACATCATTCCGACGACGCTGGTCAGTGCTTTCGCCGAGGGCGACATCCTGCAGGTGCTGTTCATCTCGGTCCTGTTCGGCATCGCGCTTGCCATGGTCGGCGAAAAAAGCCAGCCGGTGGTCGATTTCCTGCAAGCGCTGACGCTGCCGATTTTCCGCCTGGTGGCGATCCTGATGAAGGCCGCCCCGATCGGCGCTTTCGGTGCGATGGCCTTCACCATCGGCAAGTACGGCGTGGCGTCGATCGCCAATCTCGCGATGCTGATCGGCACGTTCTATCTTACCTCCTTCCTCTTCGTCTTCATCGTGCTTGGCGCGGTCGCGCGCTACAACGGCTTCTCGATCGTCGCGCTTATCCGCTACATCAAGGAAGAACTGCTGCTCGTACTCGGCACCTCCTCCTCGGAGGCGGCGCTGCCGGGCCTGATGAACAAGATGGAGAAGGCAGGCTGCAAGCGCTCCGTCGTCGGCCTCGTCATCCCGACGGGTTATTCCTTCAACCTCGACGGCACCAACATCTACATGACGCTTGCCGCGCTCTTCATCGCGCAGGCGACCGATATCCCGCTGTCCCTCGGTGACCAGATCCTGCTGCTGCTTGTCGCCATGCTGAGCTCGAAGGGCGCTGCCGGCATCACCGGCGCGGGCTTCATCACGCTCGCCGCAACGCTCTCGGTCGTTCCCTCGGTACCGGTCGCCGGCATGGCGCTGATCCTCGGCATCGACCGCTTCATGTCGGAATGCCGGGCGCTCACCAATATTATTGGCAATGCAACTGCGACGCTGGTCGTAGCGAGGTGGGAAGGCGAACTCGACCGGGCGCAGCTCTCTGCGGCACTTGCGGGTGAAGTGCCGGTCAAAACCATCCCGGCGGCCGTCCAGCCCGCCGAATAG